From Acidimicrobiia bacterium:
GCCACAGCTGACGACCTCGACGTCCTGCAGGGCTGATGGCGCGCGATCTGCTCGATCTCGTTTGGCTCGTACCGCTGTTCCCACTGCTCGGAGCGGCGGTGCTCTTGCTATTCGGTCGCCGCATCGGCGAGCCCAAGGCCGGCTGGGTGGGCTCCGGGATGATGGGGCTGGCGTTCCTGTGGTCGGTGGTCACTTTCTTCGCGCTGCACGACCTGCCCGCGCACGAGCGGGGCCATGTGACCACCATCTTCGAATGGCTTCCGTCGGGGGGCCTGCACGTCGACATGGGCTTCCTGGTGGACCCGCTCTCCGTCACGTTCATCCTCTTCGTCACCGGCGTGGGCACGCTCATCCACGTGTTCGCGGTGTGCTACATGCATGGCGACGAGCGGTTCTCGCGCTTCTTCGCGTACATGAACCTGTTCTGCGCCTCGATGCTGATTCTCGTGCTCGGCTCGAGCTTCCTCGTCACCTTCCTCGGTTGGGAAGGCGTGGGCCTGTGCTCGTACCTGCTCATCTCCTTCTGGTTCGAGCGGCGCGGCGCGGCACTCGCAGGCAAGAAGGCGTTCATCACCACGCGCATCGGCGACGTCGGCTTCATGATCGCGATGCTCCTGATCTTCCTGAAGGTCGGCAGCCTCGACTACTCGGCGCTCGGCGCGGCGGAAGGTCTGGCCAACGGCACCGCCACCGCGGTTGCGCTGCTCCTCCTGCTCGGAGCAGTGGGCAAGAGCGCGCAGTTCCCGCTGCATTTCTGGCTGCCCGACGCGATGGAGGGCCCCACACCGGTCTCCGCGCTCATCCACGCCGCGACCATGGTCACCGCGGGCGTGTTCCTTGTGGCGCGCGCTCATCCGTACTTCGAGGCGAGCGGCGACGCGATGACAGTCGTCGCGTGGGTGGGCGCCGGGACGGCGTTGCTCGCGGCGACGGTCGCGCTCGTGCAACCCGATATCAAGCGGGTGCTCGCGTACTCCACGATCAGCCAGATCGGCTTCATGTTCCTTGCGCTCGGCGTGGGCGCGTACGCCGCCGCCATCTTCCACGTGGTCACGCACGCCTTCTTCAAAGCCACGCTCTTCCTCGGTGCCGGCTCCGTGATCCACGGCAACGGCGACAACCAGGACATGCGCGTGATGGGCGGCTTCCGCAAGTACCTGCCGCTCACCTCGCTGGCGATGGTCATCGCGTGGCTCGCCATCGCGGGCGTGCCGCCGTTCTCCGGCTTCTGGTCGAAGGACGAGATCCTGTCCAAGGCGTTCTTCGCCGACGAGTACGGCGTCTGGATCTTCGGCGTGGCGGCTGCGCTGCTCACTGGCTTCTACATGACGCGCCTCGTCTTCCTCGTGTTCTTCGGCAACGAAAGATGGCTCCCAACCGTGTCGGGAGGTAGTGACGACAACGCCGAGCGAACGCCCGCGGGCGGGGTATCCCCGCCCGCAGAGAGCGAGGCCATGGTTTGGGACCCAGCGGAGCCCACCGTTGCCTTCGGTGAGCCACCGCGGGTCGTGTCGCACGTCCGCCACGATGCGGAGCGAGGGGCCGTGGCCGGGGTATCCCCGGCCGCAGCGAGCGACACCATGGAGGTGAACGAGGCGCCGCCCGCGATGGCGATGCCGGTCCTCGCGCTCGCGGGGCTCGCGGTCGTCGGCGGGCTCATCAACATCCCGCTGAAGGGACTCGAGTTCCTGACCGAGTGGCTGCACCCGTCGTTCGCCGACGTGCACGAGACCCATACACCGTCGTTCGTCGACGGCTTGGCCCTCGCCGGCGTGTCGGTCGTTGTCGGCCTGGTCGGCATCGGGCTCGCGGTCGCGCTCTACCGCCACGGCCTCGCCGCGACCGATCGCGACCCTGCCGTCGAGCGCC
This genomic window contains:
- the nuoL gene encoding NADH-quinone oxidoreductase subunit L, translated to MARDLLDLVWLVPLFPLLGAAVLLLFGRRIGEPKAGWVGSGMMGLAFLWSVVTFFALHDLPAHERGHVTTIFEWLPSGGLHVDMGFLVDPLSVTFILFVTGVGTLIHVFAVCYMHGDERFSRFFAYMNLFCASMLILVLGSSFLVTFLGWEGVGLCSYLLISFWFERRGAALAGKKAFITTRIGDVGFMIAMLLIFLKVGSLDYSALGAAEGLANGTATAVALLLLLGAVGKSAQFPLHFWLPDAMEGPTPVSALIHAATMVTAGVFLVARAHPYFEASGDAMTVVAWVGAGTALLAATVALVQPDIKRVLAYSTISQIGFMFLALGVGAYAAAIFHVVTHAFFKATLFLGAGSVIHGNGDNQDMRVMGGFRKYLPLTSLAMVIAWLAIAGVPPFSGFWSKDEILSKAFFADEYGVWIFGVAAALLTGFYMTRLVFLVFFGNERWLPTVSGGSDDNAERTPAGGVSPPAESEAMVWDPAEPTVAFGEPPRVVSHVRHDAERGAVAGVSPAAASDTMEVNEAPPAMAMPVLALAGLAVVGGLINIPLKGLEFLTEWLHPSFADVHETHTPSFVDGLALAGVSVVVGLVGIGLAVALYRHGLAATDRDPAVERLGPLGRVFGHAYYFDAGVSRLVDGPMRRAATWLSATADARGVDGVVNGVGTLVQRAALGLRRVQSGLVRSYALWIVIGAAGLLLFFLLYAGR